From a region of the Lactuca sativa cultivar Salinas chromosome 4, Lsat_Salinas_v11, whole genome shotgun sequence genome:
- the LOC111914719 gene encoding glycolate oxidase 1 — protein sequence MEITNVMEYEALAKEKLPKMIYDYYASGAEDQWTLMENRNAFSRILFRPRILIDVSKIDMTTTVLGFKISMPIMVAPTAMQKMAHPDGEYATARASAAAGTIMTLSSWATSSVEEVASTGPGVRFFQLYVYKDRSVVTQLVKRAEKAGFKAIVLTVDTPRLGRRESDIKNRFVLPQNLSLKNFDGLNLGKLDKTDDSGLASYVAGQVDRSLSWKDVKWLKSITPLPILVKGVLTAEDARIAVQSGVAGIIVSNHGARQLDYVPATITALEEVVEATQRRVPVFLDGGVRRGTDVFKALALGASGVFIGRPVIFSLAVDGEAGVRKTLQMLHDELELTMALSGCRSLAEITRNHIVAPWDPPRIAPKL from the exons ATGGAGATTACCAATGTAATGGAATATGAAGCACTTGCAAAGGAGAAGTTACCCAAGATGATCTATGATTATTATGCATCAGGTGCAGAAGATCAATGGACTCTTATGGAGAATCGAAATGCTTTTTCAAGAATCTT GTTTCGACCACGTATACTTATTGATGTAAGCAAGATAGATATGACCACAACAGTTTTAGGCTTCAAGATTTCAATGCCTATCATGGTTGCACCTACAGCTATGCAGAAAATGGCTCATCCTGATG GAGAGTATGCAACAGCAAGAGCATCAGCAGCTGCTGGAACAATCATG ACATTATCCTCATGGGCTACTTCCAGTGTGGAGGAGGTTGCTTCAACTGGTCCTGGTGTTCGATTTTTCCAACTCTAC GTGTACAAAGACAGGAGTGTTGTTACACAACTGGTAAAAAGAGCCGAAAAAGCTGGTTTCAAGGCTATTGTCCTTACTGTTGATACTCCAAGGCTCGGCCGAAGGGAATCTGATATCAAGAACAG ATTTGTTCTCCCACAAAATCTTTCATTGAAGAACTTTGATGGGCTAAATCTTGGCAAGCTAGATAAG ACAGATGACTCGGGGTTAGCTTCATATGTTGCTGGTCAAGTTGACCGGTCTCTTAGTTGGAAGGATGTGAAGTGGCTCAAGTCAATAACCCCGTTACCTATTTTAGTGAAGGGCGTATTAACTGCTGAAGATG CAAGGATCGCAGTGCAATCTGGAGTAGCGGGAATTATTGTGTCAAACCATGGAGCTAGGCAACTTGATTATGTCCCTGCAACTATTACGGCTTTAGAAGAG GTGGTGGAAGCTACTCAACGTAGAGTTCCGGTATTTCTTGATGGAGGAGTTCGGCGTGGGACAGATGTCTTCAAGGCATTGGCTCTTGGAGCATCCGGTGTATTT ATTGGACGACCTGTCATTTTCTCATTGGCTGTAGATGGTGAGGCTGGTGTGAGGAAGACTCTTCAAATGCTGCATGATGAACTTGAGCTCACGATGGCATTGAGTGGGTGTCGTTCACTAGCAGAGATAACACGCAACCATATTGTGGCGCCATGGGACCCACCACGTATAGCTCCTAAGCTTTAA
- the LOC111914611 gene encoding uncharacterized protein LOC111914611 yields MTGHEFTLQLLHRNPLQCVEVLRMSRKSFVRLCAHFRVNYALNDSKHVSVEEKMTMFFMMIGHNQRYVIIKRRFQHSKQTVHKFFHEVLDKMLLFAHDIIVPTSFNPNPNIPGHNRRLRRVFKGAVGALDGTLIHDVVPANKRDLYRSRGKGDCYQNVLAICDFNMMFTFVVAGWEGIAHDSRILSEALANPHAPFPLPPPDKYYLCDAAYANIRGFMAPYRNVRYWLGDFRRRRALTNKEKFTHAHAKLRNVIERAFGVLKARFPILKRMTPFSLVTQRNITLACFALHNFIRREGLRDEFFARYDEPNASVRNNDAVVDNDEDEIPTHGTVADREYMTQLRDEITEQLMQNME; encoded by the exons ATGACGGGACATGAATTTACGTTACAGTTACTTCACCGTAATCCTCTACAATGTGTTGAAGTGCTACGCATGTCCCGTAAATCATTTGTCCGACTATGTGCTCATTTTAGAGTAAACTATGCGTTAAATGATAGCAAACATGTGTCGGTTGAGGAGAAGATGACTATGTTTTTTATGATGATCGGTCATAACCAACGTTATGTGATTATCAAGCGGAGATTTCAACACTCAAAGCAAACAGTTCATAAGTTTTTTCATGAAGTGTTGGACAAAATGTTGCTTTTCGCACATGACATTATAGTGCCAACTTCTTTTAATCCGAATCCAAACATTCCAGGACATAATAGGAGGCTACGACGGGTGTTCAAGGGAGCAGTTGGTGCACTTGATGGCACCTTGATACATGATGTTGTCCCTGCAAACAAACGGGATTTATATAGAAGTAGGGGAAAAGGCGATTGTTACCAAAACGTATTGGCAATATGTGACTTCAATATGATGTTTACGTTTGTTGTGGCCGGTTGGGAAGGGATAGCACACGATTCTAGAATTTTATCAGAAGCATTAGCAAATCCACATGCACCATTCCCACTTCCACCACCAG AtaaatattatctttgtgatgccgCTTATGCAAACATTCGAGGTTTTATGGCACCGTACCGTAATGTGAGGTATTGGCTTGGAGATTTCCGTCGAAGACGTGCATTAACGAATAAAGAAAAATTTACCCATGCACACGCAAAACTTCGGAATGTCATTGAGCGTGCTTTTGGTGTCTTGAAAGCACGATTCCCTATATTGAAGAGGATGACACCATTCTCATTGGTTACACAACGAAACATTACCCTAGCATGCTTTGCGCTTCATAATTTTATAAGAAGAGAGGGACTACGTGATGAGTTTTTTGCACGATATGACGAACCAAATGCCTCGGTTCGGAATAACGATGCAGTCGTTGATAATGATGAAGATGAGATTCCAACACATGGTACTGTAGCGGATCGTGAATATATGACTCAGTTAAGAGATGAAATTACCGAACAATTGATGCAAAATATGGAATGA